A section of the Gimesia sp. genome encodes:
- a CDS encoding sugar phosphate isomerase/epimerase family protein — protein sequence MHEQITRRNFNKQLLGTACAATLAGNTLAAGTKTPQKPFQLNYIVASCMYGTLPLETILQETPKTGAQYLEIWAKRHGNQREQIDELGVEKTKQLFDQYNIKLGSFTCFKYGLFNMQGEMDLVKQLGGDMVICNSGGPKGLKGTELKAAIKKFAEKLKPHVDAAAEKGVIVGLENHGGGLINDPDTQLWLMEMLPAKNFGIALAPYHLEQDPEMMARLIQDLDERLVHFQAWQHGMGCIKKLPKEQELLQLPGRGDLNFVPVLAALKQINYQGRTEIFMHPVPRGIPILPTAEQVTSEVNRSRAYLENCLKQA from the coding sequence ATGCACGAACAGATCACTCGTCGCAATTTTAATAAACAACTGCTGGGAACAGCCTGTGCAGCTACTTTGGCTGGTAACACTCTGGCTGCGGGGACAAAAACACCGCAAAAGCCGTTTCAACTGAACTACATCGTTGCCTCCTGCATGTATGGGACACTCCCCCTGGAAACGATTCTGCAGGAAACTCCTAAAACGGGAGCGCAATATCTGGAGATCTGGGCGAAACGGCACGGGAACCAGCGCGAGCAGATAGACGAGTTGGGCGTCGAGAAAACAAAGCAACTGTTTGATCAATACAACATTAAGCTGGGCAGCTTTACCTGTTTCAAGTACGGACTGTTCAACATGCAGGGCGAAATGGACCTCGTCAAGCAACTGGGCGGTGACATGGTGATCTGTAACAGCGGTGGCCCCAAAGGTCTGAAAGGGACTGAACTCAAAGCAGCGATAAAAAAGTTTGCTGAAAAACTGAAACCGCATGTCGATGCTGCTGCGGAGAAAGGCGTTATTGTCGGTCTGGAGAATCATGGCGGCGGATTAATCAATGATCCGGATACACAGCTCTGGCTGATGGAAATGCTGCCAGCGAAAAACTTCGGTATCGCGCTGGCTCCCTATCACCTGGAACAGGATCCGGAGATGATGGCCCGGCTGATTCAAGACCTGGATGAACGGCTCGTGCACTTCCAGGCCTGGCAACACGGCATGGGCTGTATTAAGAAACTGCCTAAGGAACAGGAACTGCTGCAACTGCCTGGCCGTGGTGATCTGAATTTTGTTCCCGTCCTCGCAGCCCTTAAACAGATCAACTACCAGGGACGAACCGAAATCTTCATGCATCCCGTACCCCGCGGAATTCCGATTCTACCCACCGCGGAGCAGGTGACGTCTGAGGTCAACCGCTCCCGAGCCTATCTGGAGAACTGTCTGAAACAGGCATGA
- a CDS encoding arylsulfatase yields the protein MNLRRLLLTAVFGLICLMSLEYAQAQEPIKRPNILLIMADDQGYWDTEVAGNPHIETPALKQMAAEGVTFTHFHANMVCAPTRAGLMTGRHYLRTGLYNTRFGGDTLGRSETTIAQVLKSAGYRTALFGKWHLGRYSQYQPHRRGFDHFFGHYHGHIERYSNPDQVVVNGQPVETRGYVTDLFTEAAIDFIKRDQEQPFFCFLAFNAPHSPFLLDTTHFGQPEGDKLIEKYLAKGLPLREARIYGMVERIDQNLDRLFKMLKEQGLDEETLVIYTSDNGGVSKAFKAGLKGSKGSAYEGGTRVPFVVRWPGKIPAGKQTDALVAQIDLFPTFCELAGVSIPEGVDLDGKSILSLMQQGGGESPHEYLYHTWDRYTPNPWHRWSIHGPRFKLVGHDPQGKKKQQEPAGQLYDLTADPGETKDVSRKYPEEASRLRNEFHRWFDDVTQGQEYQPAAIPVGDPTETVVELQPSWAIIDGDGLEYSFDGYDWDTLDGWKSNKSTAHWQLDVLKPGRYAVELSYGYRSVSVTSGTLKLTVGDQSLKCKLPMTTSQNVFMKSKAGTLNLSQGAQNLTIRAAAPEGIQGLRLNSIWLKALPE from the coding sequence ATGAATTTACGACGTTTGCTCCTGACTGCGGTTTTCGGTCTGATCTGTCTGATGTCTCTGGAATATGCCCAGGCACAGGAACCGATCAAACGGCCCAATATCCTGTTGATTATGGCTGACGACCAAGGATACTGGGACACTGAAGTTGCTGGCAACCCTCACATCGAAACGCCTGCTTTAAAACAGATGGCGGCGGAAGGGGTCACGTTCACACACTTCCATGCGAACATGGTATGTGCTCCCACACGCGCCGGATTGATGACGGGGCGACATTATCTGCGGACCGGACTCTATAACACCCGTTTTGGTGGCGATACGCTGGGGCGGAGTGAAACGACGATCGCACAGGTGCTCAAATCAGCCGGCTATCGGACCGCTCTGTTCGGTAAATGGCATCTCGGGCGTTATTCTCAATATCAGCCGCACCGGAGGGGCTTCGATCATTTCTTCGGTCATTACCATGGTCATATCGAACGCTATTCGAATCCAGACCAGGTGGTGGTTAACGGGCAACCGGTCGAAACGCGCGGCTATGTTACTGATCTGTTTACCGAAGCCGCAATCGATTTTATCAAACGAGATCAGGAGCAGCCTTTCTTCTGTTTTCTGGCCTTCAATGCACCGCATTCTCCCTTTTTGCTGGATACGACTCACTTCGGTCAACCGGAGGGAGACAAGCTGATTGAGAAATACCTCGCCAAGGGGCTACCTCTCCGAGAGGCACGCATCTACGGAATGGTGGAACGCATCGATCAAAATCTCGATCGATTGTTCAAAATGCTGAAGGAACAGGGACTGGATGAAGAGACCCTGGTGATTTATACCAGTGACAATGGCGGCGTCAGTAAGGCGTTCAAGGCGGGCCTTAAAGGAAGCAAGGGGAGTGCCTATGAAGGGGGGACGCGAGTGCCTTTCGTCGTCCGCTGGCCCGGTAAGATTCCAGCAGGAAAACAGACCGACGCGCTGGTGGCTCAGATTGATCTGTTTCCCACGTTCTGCGAACTGGCGGGAGTCAGTATTCCCGAAGGTGTTGACCTTGATGGAAAATCCATCCTGTCTCTCATGCAGCAGGGGGGAGGTGAGTCGCCTCACGAGTACCTGTATCACACCTGGGATCGTTACACACCGAACCCCTGGCATCGCTGGTCGATTCATGGTCCACGATTCAAGCTGGTAGGACACGATCCTCAAGGCAAAAAGAAACAGCAGGAGCCGGCTGGTCAGTTGTATGACCTCACAGCAGATCCAGGTGAGACTAAGGACGTCTCCCGGAAATACCCCGAAGAGGCTTCCCGCCTGCGAAATGAGTTTCACCGCTGGTTCGATGATGTGACTCAGGGGCAGGAATATCAGCCGGCTGCGATCCCTGTGGGAGATCCTACGGAAACGGTCGTCGAGTTACAGCCGAGCTGGGCCATCATTGATGGTGACGGACTCGAATATTCGTTCGACGGATATGACTGGGATACCCTTGATGGCTGGAAATCCAACAAGAGCACCGCTCATTGGCAGTTGGACGTACTGAAGCCAGGCCGTTATGCGGTCGAACTCAGTTATGGATATCGTTCAGTATCCGTTACAAGCGGTACACTGAAACTAACCGTGGGAGATCAGAGCCTGAAGTGTAAGCTACCTATGACGACGAGCCAAAATGTCTTCATGAAATCCAAGGCGGGCACACTGAATCTGTCGCAGGGAGCACAGAATCTCACAATTCGTGCCGCAGCCCCCGAGGGGATTCAGGGGCTGCGACTGAATTCAATCTGGCTTAAAGCGTTACCTGAATAA
- a CDS encoding PQQ-binding-like beta-propeller repeat protein, with protein MKQRLPLFTLCLLTLASVLTQPSNELSAKDWPTYLMDRERAGATTDSIQTPLVPVWQYSAPSAPQTGQTDPGERVIEGHDLESRVDFDDAFQVAISAGKVYFGSSVDHQLRCVDLKSGQILWRFFTGGPIRLSPTVHQAKVYFGSDDGFVYCLDAATGKEIWKLRAGLNEEMIIARGEMVSRWPVRTNVLIDEGIAYFGAGIFPHENIYLYAVDASTGKVIWKIDNLSQTSAGRNELSPQGYILANDEFLFFPSGRSLPAAFNKKTGEQEHNRSYSWRSTAGGVVGGTQALLADGQIYSMGAHHILALTQDEGDVGFAWINGQQMVVKDEYAYLATDTSLLKVNRLEHAKGSQKAHANEMTINGLFRKLRSLKGDKATAARDQIKKLQEENKQYTQAGVIWEKPIVARDSLIVAGDKVIAGGQEQVLILEADSGKVLQTLKVTGKARGLAVSDGQLVVSTSAGDIIGFGSSSTPTEKLTELDTVSTQNPYVDNAASARYQQAAQDILKNTGVQNGFCLVLGGEEGQLAYELARNSKLKIYCIEPDAAKVAAAREKLSQAGYYGHRITFHQTELSPLPYSHYFANLIVSDTLLKTGKVPGIPQDVATHVKPLGGTVCLGTPADPKSATTDSASLTGWLKDTGLTETAEIKTLDGYALLIRGALPGAGSWSHQYADPGNTASSKDQLVRGGLGVLWFGDPGEKKMVNRHEGAVGPLAINGRLFIQGESTIMAFDAYNGLFLWERENPQAIRTGVFQNQNPGNLVASEDSLFFMMKEYCYQLDAATGKTVKKIPLPEQFNDGKHEWGYLAYQDGLLFGTATTRQELAARQIRRGRRTEDSTDAVFAMDVKTGKPAWTYQGKSIAHHTIAIGPEAAYFIDSSITSEQRAEILRQDKSHLKDLTGKEREIAEDRLKKQDLRLAVALDVKTGKKLWSTPVDVTDCSEIGIGGGKLTLLYQNNVLLLCGANANGHYWKQFIAGDFSRRRLVALNANDGALLWKKDANYRHRPIIVGDKVIAEPWSYDLYTGLQHMRKHPLTGKEVPWSIMREGHHCGMLAASENLLMFRSGFTGFYDLEKDAGTRHFAGHRTGCWINAIPANGLVMIPESSAGCVCLFSISSTIVLEPREERKHWTIFSSVGPKTPVDHMALNMGAPGDRRDARGTVWMAYPRPKPSRETGLDFKFDISPKFNSGGGYNSLNEITHPVKEADPPWIYTSWARGLKECTIPLLGKNDAPANYSVQLSFSELEPVSVNDSQTAPLFTIKLQGNVVQEDFNPHGKQGIQIRKFEGIPVKDNLHLELVPQNEAAEQMPAALSGIEIIRTDS; from the coding sequence GTGAAACAGCGACTCCCCCTCTTCACCCTCTGTCTGCTTACCCTTGCCTCTGTTTTAACTCAGCCCTCGAATGAGCTGTCAGCGAAGGACTGGCCGACTTATCTCATGGATCGGGAACGTGCTGGTGCCACAACCGACAGTATTCAGACACCTCTGGTCCCTGTCTGGCAATACTCCGCTCCAAGTGCACCTCAGACTGGCCAGACCGATCCCGGCGAACGGGTCATCGAAGGCCACGATCTGGAATCGCGAGTCGATTTTGACGATGCCTTTCAAGTTGCGATCTCAGCAGGAAAGGTCTATTTCGGATCCTCGGTCGATCATCAGTTACGTTGTGTCGATCTGAAAAGTGGTCAGATACTCTGGCGATTCTTTACCGGCGGGCCGATTCGCCTCTCCCCGACCGTCCATCAGGCGAAAGTCTATTTTGGCTCCGATGATGGATTCGTGTATTGCCTCGACGCAGCGACTGGAAAAGAAATCTGGAAACTGCGGGCAGGGTTGAACGAAGAAATGATTATCGCCCGCGGAGAGATGGTCTCACGCTGGCCTGTCCGCACAAACGTGCTGATCGACGAGGGAATCGCCTATTTTGGTGCCGGCATTTTTCCTCATGAAAACATTTACCTGTATGCCGTTGATGCCAGTACCGGCAAAGTGATCTGGAAAATTGACAACTTGAGTCAGACCAGCGCCGGTCGCAATGAACTCTCCCCCCAGGGCTATATCCTGGCCAATGATGAATTCCTGTTTTTCCCCTCTGGTCGTTCTCTTCCCGCTGCCTTCAATAAAAAGACAGGGGAACAGGAACACAACCGATCTTACAGTTGGCGCAGCACGGCTGGTGGTGTTGTCGGAGGGACTCAGGCACTGTTAGCGGATGGTCAGATCTATTCGATGGGTGCTCACCACATTCTTGCCCTGACTCAGGACGAAGGCGACGTGGGTTTTGCCTGGATCAACGGACAACAGATGGTTGTCAAAGATGAATACGCTTATCTGGCCACCGACACGAGCCTGTTGAAAGTCAATCGGCTTGAGCATGCTAAAGGTTCTCAGAAGGCCCACGCTAATGAAATGACCATCAACGGTTTGTTCCGTAAACTGCGCAGCCTCAAAGGCGACAAAGCCACAGCGGCCCGGGATCAGATCAAGAAATTACAGGAAGAAAATAAACAATACACTCAAGCAGGAGTCATCTGGGAAAAGCCAATCGTTGCCCGTGACTCACTGATCGTGGCGGGAGATAAAGTCATCGCCGGCGGTCAGGAGCAGGTGCTGATTCTCGAAGCCGATTCCGGCAAGGTCCTGCAGACATTGAAAGTCACAGGGAAAGCCCGGGGACTGGCTGTTTCAGATGGTCAACTGGTTGTCAGCACGTCCGCTGGCGACATCATCGGTTTTGGCTCCTCAAGTACTCCGACTGAAAAGCTGACGGAACTCGATACAGTCTCCACACAAAACCCATATGTGGACAATGCTGCGTCAGCCCGTTACCAGCAGGCTGCCCAGGACATCCTGAAAAATACGGGAGTCCAGAACGGCTTCTGCCTGGTTCTGGGTGGTGAAGAGGGACAGTTGGCTTATGAACTGGCCCGCAACTCAAAGTTGAAAATCTACTGTATCGAACCCGATGCTGCCAAAGTTGCTGCAGCCCGGGAAAAACTGAGCCAGGCAGGCTACTACGGACATCGGATTACATTCCATCAGACCGAACTCTCGCCGCTGCCTTACTCACACTACTTTGCAAATCTGATTGTCTCAGACACACTGCTCAAAACAGGAAAAGTCCCCGGGATTCCCCAAGATGTCGCCACTCATGTCAAACCGCTGGGAGGCACTGTCTGTCTGGGAACCCCCGCCGACCCGAAATCAGCAACAACAGATTCAGCCAGTCTGACAGGCTGGCTCAAAGATACTGGCCTTACCGAAACCGCTGAGATTAAAACTCTGGATGGCTACGCCCTGCTCATCCGAGGGGCTCTGCCGGGGGCCGGCAGCTGGTCTCATCAGTACGCAGATCCGGGAAACACCGCCAGCAGCAAGGATCAACTCGTCAGAGGTGGTCTGGGTGTGCTCTGGTTTGGCGACCCCGGTGAAAAGAAAATGGTAAACCGCCATGAAGGTGCAGTAGGTCCGCTGGCAATCAACGGCCGCCTGTTCATTCAGGGTGAAAGCACCATTATGGCCTTCGATGCCTATAACGGACTGTTTCTCTGGGAACGTGAAAACCCTCAGGCCATCCGTACCGGTGTCTTTCAGAACCAGAACCCCGGAAACCTGGTCGCCAGTGAAGACAGCCTGTTTTTCATGATGAAGGAATATTGTTATCAACTGGATGCAGCCACGGGGAAAACAGTCAAAAAAATCCCCCTGCCCGAGCAGTTCAATGATGGCAAGCACGAATGGGGATACCTCGCCTACCAGGACGGCTTGTTGTTCGGCACAGCGACGACTCGCCAGGAACTCGCTGCCCGACAGATCCGCCGCGGTCGCAGAACTGAAGATTCAACGGATGCCGTTTTTGCAATGGACGTCAAAACAGGTAAACCTGCCTGGACCTATCAGGGAAAAAGCATCGCGCATCACACCATCGCCATTGGTCCGGAAGCCGCTTATTTTATCGACAGCTCCATTACCAGCGAGCAGCGGGCAGAGATTCTCCGTCAGGACAAATCGCACCTGAAAGATTTAACCGGGAAAGAACGGGAAATCGCAGAAGACCGCCTGAAAAAACAGGACCTGCGTTTAGCAGTCGCCCTCGACGTCAAGACGGGTAAAAAACTCTGGTCCACCCCAGTCGATGTGACTGACTGTAGCGAGATTGGCATCGGGGGTGGAAAACTTACGTTGCTCTATCAGAACAACGTTCTGCTGCTCTGTGGCGCCAATGCCAACGGACATTACTGGAAACAGTTTATCGCCGGCGATTTCTCGCGACGTCGACTCGTCGCTCTGAATGCGAACGATGGGGCACTTCTCTGGAAGAAGGACGCCAACTATCGCCATCGTCCCATCATCGTAGGTGACAAGGTGATTGCCGAGCCCTGGTCCTACGACCTCTACACCGGCCTGCAGCACATGCGGAAACACCCGCTGACTGGTAAAGAAGTTCCCTGGAGTATCATGCGGGAAGGACATCACTGCGGCATGCTGGCTGCTTCCGAAAACCTGTTGATGTTCCGTTCCGGTTTCACCGGCTTTTATGACCTGGAAAAAGACGCAGGCACCCGTCACTTCGCAGGCCATCGTACCGGTTGCTGGATCAACGCGATCCCAGCCAACGGTCTGGTCATGATCCCGGAATCGAGTGCCGGCTGTGTCTGTCTGTTTTCGATCTCTTCCACCATTGTGCTCGAACCGCGCGAAGAACGAAAACACTGGACAATTTTCAGCTCGGTCGGTCCGAAAACGCCAGTCGATCATATGGCACTTAACATGGGAGCCCCCGGCGACCGTCGGGATGCCCGCGGAACTGTCTGGATGGCATATCCGCGTCCGAAGCCCAGTCGCGAAACGGGGCTCGATTTCAAATTTGATATCAGTCCTAAATTCAATAGCGGTGGTGGCTACAACAGTCTGAATGAAATTACTCACCCTGTGAAAGAGGCAGATCCTCCCTGGATCTATACATCCTGGGCACGGGGATTGAAAGAGTGTACGATTCCACTGCTGGGTAAAAACGATGCTCCTGCAAACTATTCGGTACAACTCTCGTTCTCAGAACTGGAACCCGTCTCTGTGAATGACTCCCAGACAGCCCCCCTGTTTACGATTAAACTGCAGGGAAATGTGGTTCAGGAAGATTTCAATCCACACGGAAAACAGGGTATCCAGATACGAAAATTCGAGGGAATTCCAGTCAAAGACAATCTGCATCTCGAACTGGTCCCGCAAAACGAAGCGGCAGAGCAGATGCCGGCCGCATTAAGTGGAATTGAAATTATCCGCACAGATTCATAG
- a CDS encoding TPM domain-containing protein, protein MKYLLKYQYLVVFLTLTVISFSRLNSVHALELTLEPPGDREFVRDLAGMIDEPTKKNIQEICDKLLTDKATPIIVVTIDSMAKHGGADMRIETFATILFNQWQIGHAKLNDQDWNTGILLLVSKDDRKARIELGAGWGREDDAQCREIMDDYIIPHFKQGQFSQGILAGVEALDKMARKLAMPAKPQSAWSYVIVAVVIGLAIFTIVSLIRRGSSGWAWLFWGVIFAVIGTILYQMLTNRGGGGGGFSGGSFGGGFSGGGGATGSW, encoded by the coding sequence GTGAAATACCTACTCAAGTATCAATACCTCGTCGTCTTTCTGACGCTGACTGTAATCAGTTTCAGCAGGCTGAATTCAGTTCATGCCCTGGAACTAACGCTCGAACCGCCGGGAGATCGTGAGTTCGTTCGCGATCTGGCCGGTATGATCGATGAGCCGACTAAGAAAAATATCCAGGAGATCTGCGATAAACTGCTTACCGATAAGGCGACGCCGATCATTGTCGTCACCATCGATTCGATGGCTAAACATGGCGGCGCTGACATGCGGATCGAAACCTTTGCTACGATCCTCTTCAACCAGTGGCAGATTGGACATGCCAAACTGAATGATCAGGACTGGAATACCGGCATTCTGTTGCTGGTGTCCAAAGATGATCGTAAGGCACGCATCGAGTTGGGAGCCGGTTGGGGACGGGAAGACGATGCTCAATGCCGTGAAATTATGGATGACTATATCATCCCTCATTTCAAACAGGGACAGTTTTCACAGGGTATTCTGGCGGGGGTTGAAGCTCTCGACAAAATGGCGCGCAAGCTGGCAATGCCTGCCAAGCCACAGTCTGCCTGGAGCTACGTCATTGTCGCAGTCGTGATTGGCCTGGCTATTTTCACCATCGTCTCTTTAATCCGCCGCGGATCTAGTGGCTGGGCCTGGTTATTCTGGGGCGTCATCTTTGCGGTGATCGGCACGATTCTCTATCAGATGCTCACCAACCGGGGAGGTGGAGGAGGCGGTTTCAGTGGCGGCTCATTCGGAGGTGGCTTCTCCGGTGGTGGCGGTGCCACTGGCTCGTGGTAA
- a CDS encoding phytanoyl-CoA dioxygenase family protein translates to MSVSTGIITEEHKRQFVEEGYFILEKVIPDEDLQIIRDSCAHLIDLMHQEMDRLGTDHIHISHRGKRYHIAKKYDQAPRLTEYVFGDLMAEICKATIGDTAYLFYDQYVVKAAEKGIKFSWHQDSGYLGFNHRPYVTVWAAVDDMTVENGTVDVLPFSTVGIRSLVEHIRDPETGDKTGYFGKEPGVTAVVPAGSLAVFSSLTFHRSGANTTDKMRRAYVTQYSPEPIYDPETGQPKHLAVPFLKGGDRVVS, encoded by the coding sequence ATGTCGGTTTCTACGGGGATCATCACAGAAGAGCATAAACGGCAGTTTGTGGAAGAGGGATATTTCATTCTGGAGAAGGTCATCCCGGATGAAGATTTGCAGATCATCCGGGATTCCTGTGCCCATCTGATTGATCTGATGCATCAGGAGATGGATCGTCTGGGAACAGACCATATTCATATCAGCCATCGAGGCAAACGTTATCACATTGCGAAAAAATACGATCAGGCACCACGTTTGACTGAATATGTATTTGGCGATCTGATGGCGGAAATCTGCAAGGCCACCATCGGAGACACCGCGTATCTGTTTTACGATCAGTACGTTGTCAAAGCCGCGGAGAAGGGGATTAAGTTTTCCTGGCACCAGGATTCTGGCTATCTGGGATTCAATCATCGTCCCTATGTGACGGTCTGGGCGGCCGTAGATGATATGACCGTGGAAAACGGAACCGTTGATGTGTTACCCTTTTCGACGGTTGGTATCCGTTCCTTAGTGGAACACATTCGGGATCCTGAAACCGGGGACAAAACCGGCTACTTCGGTAAGGAACCGGGAGTTACTGCTGTCGTTCCCGCAGGGAGCCTGGCTGTGTTCAGTTCTCTCACCTTCCATCGCAGTGGCGCGAATACGACCGATAAAATGCGTCGGGCGTACGTCACCCAATATTCACCGGAACCAATTTATGATCCGGAAACCGGTCAGCCCAAGCATCTGGCGGTACCGTTCCTTAAAGGTGGGGACCGCGTGGTATCCTGA